The proteins below come from a single Gemmatimonadota bacterium genomic window:
- a CDS encoding thiamine pyrophosphate-binding protein, which translates to MRAADYVMARLADEGVSHVFMLAGGGAMHLNDALACQPRLEAVPCHHEQACGIAAEANGRVQGADAAGFGVVVVTTGPGATNALTPVAGAWIESLPLLVLSGQVKRADLLAGRPLRQSGVQEVDVVAMVKPITKYAVTVESAERIRYHLERALYEMRNGRAGPVWIDIPLDVQAAQVDPTRLEGFTPPSDVAPSLDDTMRSLCALLAKAQRPLLLAGHGVRIGGAAALFRAVAEQLGIPVVTTWNALDLLPWEHDLLVGRPGVVALRAPNFAVQRCDLLITIGARLDNVVTGFDNRGFGGGAPKVIVDIDANELARQEGNVALAVVSDAHAFLSAWKSAPPVTHADWAPWRARCQDWKQRYGIGDGQPMGATGEISHYRFVDALSDALPPETLCVTGSSGLAVEVFYTVFRNKPGQRVFLTSGLGSMGYGLPAAIGACLGTRRQRTVCVEGDGSLMLNLQELSTLKALQLPIVLIVMNNGGYASIRNTQRNYFESRFIGTGAESGLVMPDLLKVCDAIGIPAMRITRAEDLAEGLAGALAQRGPYLCDVVLTSSETLAPKVAAIPRADGSMVSMPLEDMSPLLPIDVLQRELGHVSSRSVDARGAS; encoded by the coding sequence ATGCGCGCGGCTGATTATGTGATGGCACGGCTCGCCGATGAGGGCGTGAGCCACGTGTTCATGCTGGCGGGGGGCGGTGCGATGCACCTGAACGATGCGCTCGCCTGCCAGCCGAGACTCGAAGCGGTACCCTGTCATCACGAGCAGGCGTGCGGCATCGCGGCGGAAGCCAACGGTCGCGTGCAGGGAGCCGACGCTGCGGGTTTTGGCGTTGTGGTGGTCACCACTGGGCCGGGTGCCACCAATGCGCTGACCCCAGTGGCCGGCGCGTGGATCGAATCGCTCCCGCTCCTGGTGCTCTCTGGGCAAGTGAAGCGCGCAGACCTGTTGGCTGGTCGACCGCTAAGGCAAAGTGGCGTTCAGGAAGTGGATGTCGTTGCGATGGTGAAACCGATTACCAAGTACGCCGTGACCGTGGAGTCGGCCGAACGCATTCGATATCATCTCGAGCGCGCACTGTACGAAATGCGGAATGGGCGCGCGGGCCCCGTGTGGATCGATATCCCGTTGGACGTGCAGGCCGCGCAGGTAGATCCCACGCGGCTTGAGGGGTTCACGCCTCCGAGCGACGTCGCGCCCTCGCTCGACGACACCATGCGATCGCTCTGTGCGCTGCTCGCCAAGGCGCAACGCCCACTGCTGCTCGCCGGCCATGGTGTGCGCATCGGTGGTGCGGCCGCACTCTTTCGGGCCGTGGCGGAACAGCTCGGCATTCCCGTTGTGACGACGTGGAATGCGCTCGACCTCCTGCCTTGGGAACATGACCTGTTGGTAGGACGTCCCGGTGTCGTGGCGCTCCGCGCGCCGAACTTTGCGGTGCAGCGTTGCGACCTCCTCATCACGATTGGTGCGAGACTGGATAATGTCGTGACGGGGTTCGACAATCGCGGCTTTGGGGGTGGCGCTCCGAAGGTCATTGTCGATATCGACGCGAATGAACTTGCGCGGCAAGAGGGAAATGTCGCACTCGCGGTCGTCAGCGACGCGCATGCGTTTCTCTCCGCGTGGAAGTCAGCACCACCGGTGACGCATGCCGACTGGGCCCCGTGGCGTGCGCGTTGTCAGGACTGGAAGCAACGGTACGGCATCGGGGACGGCCAGCCAATGGGCGCCACCGGCGAGATCAGTCATTACCGGTTTGTGGACGCGTTGTCCGACGCACTTCCGCCAGAGACGTTGTGCGTGACGGGAAGTTCTGGGCTCGCGGTGGAAGTGTTTTACACCGTCTTCCGCAATAAGCCGGGTCAGCGCGTGTTTCTTACGTCGGGGCTGGGCTCCATGGGCTATGGCCTTCCCGCCGCCATCGGCGCGTGTCTCGGCACTCGCCGGCAGCGCACCGTATGCGTCGAAGGGGATGGCAGCTTGATGTTGAATCTCCAGGAGCTATCAACGCTCAAGGCGCTCCAGCTACCGATCGTTCTCATTGTGATGAACAATGGCGGCTACGCCTCCATCCGGAACACGCAGCGGAACTACTTCGAAAGTCGCTTCATCGGTACCGGGGCCGAGTCAGGGTTGGTCATGCCGGATTTGCTCAAGGTCTGCGACGCGATCGGCATTCCCGCCATGCGCATCACGCGCGCCGAGGATTTGGCGGAGGGTCTCGCCGGAGCCTTGGCGCAACGCGGTCCGTACCTGTGTGACGTGGTGCTGACGTCCAGTGAAACACTCGCGCCAAAAGTGGCCGCCATTCCGCGCGCGGATGGATCGATGGTATCGATGCCGCTCGAAGACATGTCGCCGTTGTTACCGATAGATGTGCTACAGCGCGAGCTGGGGCACGTGAGCTCCCGTTCGGTGGATGCGCGGGGCGCATCGTAG
- a CDS encoding glycosyltransferase family 2 protein has protein sequence MHSLREAPTLSICIPTYNRSALLAETLASIESQWCEGLEVTVADNGSEDDTEQLIEQFRGRVGAVRYFRWDSNHGPDRNFLKAVEIATGRWCWILGSDDPLMPGAVAEVLRRLKAEKPNLLLFNRMLCERDLTLIGEDHFFEPRGGDALRFDFSEDGEFARYLRAGRSLAVAFSYLSSIVFERQIWDATPGDDPWIGSSYVHVYKLLSACRRGATLTYIDQALVKCRLGNDSFRAQGLAARVLIDLRGFAKLSAVVFDDSDRASQHALRGLLRLEYPWSRVMRYQGVLGRDAAWPEILSLLDSNIGYPIGALALARVFGRSRRIVDWSFRRRDARLRTAAVRRTPVTAHPPLSEAE, from the coding sequence ATGCATTCCTTGCGCGAGGCCCCCACGCTGTCGATTTGTATCCCCACGTACAACCGTTCGGCGCTTTTAGCCGAGACGTTGGCGAGTATCGAATCGCAATGGTGTGAAGGCCTCGAAGTCACGGTAGCCGACAATGGCTCGGAGGACGACACCGAGCAGCTGATCGAGCAGTTCCGCGGCCGTGTGGGTGCCGTGCGGTACTTTCGCTGGGATTCGAACCACGGTCCCGATCGAAATTTTCTAAAGGCCGTCGAAATCGCAACGGGACGGTGGTGCTGGATCCTCGGTAGTGACGATCCGTTGATGCCTGGAGCCGTCGCCGAAGTGCTGCGCCGCCTAAAGGCCGAGAAGCCGAATCTATTGTTGTTCAATCGGATGCTTTGTGAGCGCGACCTCACCCTGATCGGAGAGGATCATTTTTTTGAGCCACGCGGTGGCGATGCGTTGCGCTTCGATTTCTCTGAGGACGGCGAATTTGCGAGATACCTGCGCGCAGGGCGTTCGCTCGCCGTGGCGTTCAGCTATCTCTCGTCCATCGTCTTCGAGCGACAGATCTGGGACGCGACGCCGGGTGATGATCCATGGATTGGTTCATCGTACGTTCACGTGTACAAGTTGTTGTCGGCCTGTCGACGCGGTGCCACGCTCACATACATCGATCAGGCGTTAGTCAAATGTCGGCTCGGCAACGATTCGTTTCGGGCGCAGGGACTGGCGGCGCGGGTGTTGATCGACCTTCGGGGGTTTGCCAAGTTGTCAGCCGTCGTGTTTGACGACTCGGATCGTGCCAGCCAACACGCCTTACGTGGGTTGCTGCGCCTTGAGTATCCGTGGAGCCGAGTGATGCGGTATCAGGGGGTGTTAGGGCGCGATGCAGCATGGCCGGAAATTCTTTCGTTGCTCGACTCGAATATCGGATATCCGATTGGTGCTCTTGCCTTGGCACGCGTGTTTGGTCGGAGTCGTCGGATCGTGGACTGGTCGTTTCGGCGGCGCGATGCTCGGCTTCGAACGGCTGCGGTTCGTCGCACGCCGGTGACGGCCCATCCACCTCTCTCGGAGGCTGAGTGA
- the rfbH gene encoding lipopolysaccharide biosynthesis protein RfbH, producing MTERADALRAQILGLVAEYHAEAFADRAFVPGESPVPVTGRVFDATDVQSLVDAGLDFWLTTGRFAAEFERRFAQRMSARHAMLVNSGSSANLAAVSALTSHLLEDRALKPGDEVITVAAGFPTTVNPIFQNGLVPVFVDVELPSYGIDVSQLEAARSPRTKAIIVAHTLGNPYDIGAVKAFAQQHKLWLVEDCCDAVGAKFDGKSVGTFGDLATVSFYPAHHITMGEGGAVLAHAPKLKRIVESFRDWGRDCWCDPGKANTCGKRFEYQLGDLPFGYDHKYTYSHIGYNLKATDMQAAVGVAQLEHLDGFIEARRRNYDYLREQLADLSHVLEFAAVHPKAEPSWFGFPMRVRDDAGFTRNALVKFLEDRLIGTRLLFGGNLVRQPAYRGLPYRVIGDLPNSDAIMRGTLWVGCYPGLTAPMLAWIVESIHDFVNGSARS from the coding sequence GTGACTGAGCGAGCCGACGCGCTCCGCGCACAGATTCTGGGACTGGTCGCCGAATATCACGCCGAAGCGTTCGCCGATCGAGCGTTCGTTCCAGGTGAATCACCGGTGCCCGTGACGGGGCGCGTCTTCGATGCCACGGACGTGCAATCGCTGGTGGACGCCGGGCTGGATTTCTGGCTCACCACCGGCCGATTTGCGGCGGAATTCGAGCGGCGCTTTGCCCAGCGCATGTCGGCGCGTCACGCGATGCTCGTAAACTCGGGCTCCTCGGCGAATCTCGCGGCGGTGAGCGCGCTCACATCGCACTTGCTCGAAGATCGCGCCCTCAAGCCGGGCGACGAGGTGATCACCGTGGCAGCTGGTTTCCCGACCACGGTGAATCCGATTTTTCAAAACGGCCTCGTGCCGGTGTTCGTGGACGTTGAGCTTCCGTCGTACGGCATTGATGTGTCGCAGCTGGAAGCCGCACGCTCGCCTCGCACCAAGGCGATTATCGTCGCACACACGCTCGGGAATCCGTACGACATTGGCGCGGTGAAGGCGTTTGCCCAACAGCACAAGCTTTGGTTGGTTGAAGATTGCTGCGATGCGGTGGGTGCCAAGTTCGACGGCAAGTCGGTCGGTACTTTTGGCGACCTCGCCACGGTGAGCTTTTATCCCGCGCACCACATTACGATGGGGGAAGGCGGCGCCGTGTTGGCGCATGCGCCTAAGCTCAAGCGCATCGTGGAGTCCTTTCGTGACTGGGGCCGCGATTGCTGGTGTGACCCCGGCAAGGCGAATACCTGCGGCAAACGATTCGAGTATCAACTCGGCGACCTGCCGTTCGGCTACGACCACAAGTACACGTATTCGCACATCGGATACAACCTCAAGGCGACCGATATGCAGGCGGCGGTTGGCGTCGCGCAACTCGAGCATCTCGATGGTTTTATTGAGGCGCGACGTCGCAATTACGACTACCTGCGCGAACAGCTCGCCGACCTGTCGCACGTGTTGGAATTTGCGGCGGTGCATCCCAAGGCCGAACCCAGTTGGTTCGGTTTCCCGATGCGTGTGCGTGATGATGCGGGGTTTACACGCAACGCCCTAGTGAAATTCCTCGAAGATCGACTGATTGGCACGCGCTTGCTGTTTGGTGGCAATCTGGTGCGCCAGCCGGCGTATCGGGGATTACCGTATCGCGTGATTGGTGATCTACCGAATTCCGACGCGATCATGCGTGGGACGCTCTGGGTGGGATGCTATCCAGGTCTGACGGCGCCGATGCTCGCGTGGATCGTCGAAAGTATTCACGATTTCGTTAACGGTTCGGCGCGATCCTAG
- a CDS encoding N-acetylneuraminate synthase family protein: MDKRPLFILEMANNHMGDLAHGRALIAAMQTAVRGFDEFQFAFKLQYRDLDTFIHSSAKGRADIKYVKRFEETRLSHAQYLELVTAIHAHGFISLCTPFDEPSVDLIEAHSVEMVKIASASFTDWPLLERIALVDKPVIASTAGASLDEMDAVVSFLVHRGKALTLMHCVAEYPTPDADLRLSQIDVLRARYPGVRIGFSTHEDPSDPVPVMIAVAKGATVFEKHVALEVGSYKANAYSATPEQVRVWVTAARRAFAMTGPAERLEPFPEEGASLRSLRRGVFTVRSVAAGQPLRRDDVEFAFPPVEGQLTANEWSKYARYITRTALGSGEPVLQAAVDSSNDRALVLSAVHAVKGLLKQGNIIVPGRAHLEISHHYGMAQFPETGLSMITVVNREYAKKLLVMLPGQTHPEQYHHRKEETFVILHGSMRLWLDGTARDVAPGDVVTVSREVRHKFHTDTGVVFEEISSTHFVDDSFYTDPTIAQNAHRKTILAFWM; this comes from the coding sequence ATGGATAAACGACCCCTGTTCATTCTCGAGATGGCGAACAACCACATGGGCGACCTCGCCCATGGGCGCGCGCTCATCGCGGCGATGCAGACGGCGGTGCGGGGATTCGACGAGTTCCAGTTCGCCTTCAAACTGCAGTACCGCGATCTCGACACGTTCATCCATTCCAGCGCCAAGGGCCGAGCGGACATCAAGTATGTGAAGCGTTTTGAAGAAACGCGGCTCAGTCACGCGCAGTATCTCGAGCTCGTGACGGCCATTCACGCGCATGGGTTCATCTCACTGTGCACGCCGTTCGACGAACCGTCGGTGGATCTCATTGAGGCGCACAGCGTTGAGATGGTGAAGATCGCGAGCGCATCGTTCACCGACTGGCCGTTGCTCGAGCGCATTGCGCTCGTCGACAAACCGGTGATCGCATCCACCGCTGGAGCGAGCCTCGACGAAATGGATGCGGTGGTGAGTTTTCTGGTGCACCGCGGCAAGGCACTCACGCTCATGCATTGCGTCGCCGAGTATCCGACGCCGGATGCGGATTTGCGGTTGTCGCAGATTGATGTGCTGCGCGCACGGTATCCTGGCGTGCGCATTGGATTTTCGACGCACGAAGATCCGTCGGATCCTGTGCCGGTGATGATTGCCGTGGCAAAGGGAGCGACGGTGTTTGAAAAACACGTGGCACTCGAAGTCGGCTCGTATAAAGCCAACGCATACTCGGCGACGCCGGAGCAGGTGCGCGTATGGGTGACAGCCGCCCGTCGGGCCTTTGCGATGACTGGTCCCGCGGAGCGCCTGGAGCCGTTTCCTGAAGAAGGCGCGAGCTTACGCTCGCTGCGCCGCGGTGTCTTTACCGTTCGCTCCGTGGCCGCCGGGCAGCCGCTGCGTCGCGATGACGTGGAGTTCGCATTCCCGCCAGTCGAGGGACAGCTCACGGCGAACGAATGGTCCAAGTACGCGCGCTACATCACGCGTACGGCGCTTGGTTCAGGGGAGCCCGTGCTTCAGGCGGCGGTCGATAGTAGCAATGACCGCGCGCTCGTGCTGTCAGCTGTACATGCGGTCAAGGGCCTGCTGAAGCAGGGCAATATTATTGTTCCGGGTCGCGCGCACCTCGAAATCTCGCATCACTACGGGATGGCGCAATTTCCGGAAACCGGTCTGTCGATGATTACCGTCGTGAATCGCGAGTACGCCAAAAAGTTGCTCGTGATGCTGCCGGGACAGACGCATCCAGAGCAGTATCATCACCGCAAGGAAGAAACATTCGTCATTTTGCACGGCTCCATGCGCCTCTGGCTCGACGGCACGGCGCGCGACGTGGCCCCGGGTGATGTGGTGACCGTCTCGCGCGAGGTGCGCCACAAGTTCCATACCGACACGGGCGTGGTGTTCGAGGAAATTTCATCCACCCACTTCGTGGACGATTCGTTCTATACCGATCCGACGATCGCGCAGAACGCGCACCGTAAAACCATTCTTGCGTTCTGGATGTGA
- the rfbF gene encoding glucose-1-phosphate cytidylyltransferase, producing the protein MKVVILAGGLGTRLQEETTVRPKPMVEIGGRPMLWHIMNLYGAHGLKEFVLALGYKADFIRSYFLGYRAAMHDSTIRLADGHVTTHGTNEKEDWTVHLIDTGLNTQTGGRVRRLKEWIGNETFCLTYGDGVGDVDITALIAFHKSHGKLATVTAVRPPARFGSIALDGDEVRTFAEKTQMSEGWINGGFFVLEPQVLDYIEADETLWERDPLERLASEGQLRAFRHERFWQSMDTLRDVHLLESLWAAGSPPWRTWK; encoded by the coding sequence ATGAAAGTCGTGATTCTTGCCGGCGGACTCGGCACGCGGCTGCAGGAAGAAACGACCGTACGGCCCAAGCCGATGGTGGAAATCGGCGGCCGTCCAATGTTGTGGCACATCATGAACCTGTACGGGGCGCACGGACTGAAAGAGTTCGTGCTCGCGCTCGGGTATAAGGCCGACTTTATCCGCTCGTATTTTCTCGGGTATCGGGCGGCGATGCACGATTCCACCATCCGGCTCGCCGATGGGCATGTCACGACCCACGGTACGAACGAGAAGGAAGACTGGACGGTGCACCTGATCGACACGGGTCTCAATACGCAGACCGGCGGTCGTGTGCGTCGTTTGAAAGAGTGGATTGGCAACGAAACCTTCTGCCTTACTTACGGTGACGGCGTGGGTGACGTGGACATCACCGCGTTGATTGCGTTCCACAAATCGCACGGCAAGCTCGCAACGGTGACCGCGGTGCGCCCACCGGCGCGCTTTGGTTCCATTGCGCTCGATGGCGATGAAGTGCGTACCTTCGCGGAAAAGACGCAGATGAGCGAAGGGTGGATCAACGGGGGCTTCTTTGTGCTGGAGCCGCAGGTGCTCGACTACATCGAAGCTGACGAGACCCTATGGGAACGGGACCCGCTTGAGCGGCTGGCGTCCGAAGGTCAGTTGCGCGCCTTCCGGCATGAACGATTCTGGCAGTCGATGGATACGCTCCGAGATGTCCATCTGCTCGAATCACTCTGGGCTGCTGGCTCGCCACCGTGGAGAACGTGGAAATGA
- a CDS encoding glycosyltransferase family 39 protein yields the protein MNARVERWAPWIAALLSASAVLVVWRSLAPVPVMHDEWAYWTQAGLYAHAHWTEIAPPVPEFFEQLYVLVSPVWAVKYPPGHALTIAVGFALGVPGLVPVLLTALTGALVYVLARRVANSGVAVLTFVLWLTTFGNLRFRASYFSELTTSACWLVAWWALLEWRETRRRRWMMLLAAAIGWGAITRPATMFVFAIPVGVVVLRDVWQGHRWRALCTGVFTGLAVLVILPLWNARTTGDWRQNALAVYTAQYLPFDVPGYTVNTAPPERALPAEMERVRRFLANIKQQQANDPVLVTATTRTSLLLRDAFGGWRLPFAVTAVVGLFVAGSAGWFALATALLLIAGYLAQAHTADWTIYYLEAMPVFAYLAAVGAAWLWSRSPAVVNAAWRPRLLTAALALGAGLSVMDIADARRMVERLSEEPRAFRAAVRELPRTPNIVFVRYAERRSMHISLVANDGSLAESPSWIVHDRGDANGRLLRAAPTRAAYLFDEAAWSFTEVRK from the coding sequence TTGAACGCGCGCGTTGAACGCTGGGCGCCGTGGATAGCGGCACTGCTCTCCGCGAGCGCCGTGCTCGTGGTGTGGCGGTCACTCGCGCCGGTCCCTGTGATGCACGACGAATGGGCCTATTGGACGCAGGCCGGTTTGTACGCGCACGCGCATTGGACGGAAATCGCTCCGCCGGTGCCGGAGTTTTTTGAGCAGCTGTATGTGTTGGTATCGCCCGTGTGGGCGGTGAAGTACCCGCCTGGGCATGCCCTCACGATCGCCGTTGGATTCGCGTTGGGTGTGCCGGGGCTCGTGCCCGTGCTCCTCACAGCGCTCACTGGGGCGCTCGTGTACGTGCTGGCGCGCCGCGTGGCGAATAGCGGGGTCGCGGTGCTCACGTTCGTGCTCTGGCTCACGACGTTCGGCAATCTGCGCTTTCGCGCGAGCTACTTCTCCGAACTCACAACGTCTGCCTGCTGGCTCGTGGCATGGTGGGCGTTGCTCGAATGGCGCGAGACGCGACGCCGCCGGTGGATGATGCTGTTGGCCGCTGCGATCGGTTGGGGCGCCATCACGCGTCCGGCCACGATGTTTGTCTTTGCGATTCCGGTTGGCGTGGTGGTGCTCCGCGATGTGTGGCAGGGGCACCGTTGGCGCGCCTTGTGTACCGGTGTGTTCACCGGTCTGGCCGTGCTCGTCATTCTGCCGCTTTGGAATGCGCGCACTACTGGCGATTGGCGTCAGAACGCGCTGGCGGTGTACACGGCGCAGTATCTGCCGTTTGACGTGCCTGGCTATACGGTGAATACCGCGCCGCCAGAGCGAGCGCTGCCCGCTGAGATGGAACGCGTCCGGCGGTTCTTGGCGAACATCAAGCAGCAGCAGGCGAACGACCCCGTCCTGGTGACGGCTACGACGCGCACGTCGCTGTTACTCCGCGATGCGTTCGGCGGCTGGCGCTTGCCCTTTGCGGTCACGGCGGTGGTCGGACTGTTTGTCGCTGGGTCCGCGGGGTGGTTTGCGCTCGCCACGGCGCTCTTGCTGATTGCCGGCTATCTCGCGCAGGCACACACGGCGGATTGGACCATCTATTATCTCGAAGCGATGCCGGTGTTCGCCTATCTCGCGGCGGTCGGTGCCGCATGGTTGTGGTCGCGATCGCCGGCGGTGGTGAACGCAGCATGGCGACCGCGCCTGCTGACCGCTGCTCTGGCGCTCGGCGCAGGACTATCGGTGATGGATATCGCCGACGCGCGCCGTATGGTGGAACGCTTGTCTGAGGAGCCGCGCGCGTTTCGCGCAGCGGTTCGCGAGTTGCCGCGCACGCCAAACATCGTCTTCGTTCGCTATGCGGAGCGGCGCAGTATGCATATTTCGCTCGTGGCAAATGATGGCTCGTTGGCCGAATCGCCCTCGTGGATTGTGCATGACCGTGGCGACGCAAATGGTCGGCTGCTGCGCGCCGCCCCTACGCGAGCGGCCTACCTCTTTGACGAAGCCGCGTGGTCGTTCACTGAGGTGCGCAAATGA
- a CDS encoding GDP-mannose 4,6-dehydratase produces MTTTSQTSHWRDRPVFVTGATGLLGGWLVRQLIEQGADVTVLVRDHVPHSLLLSTHLLQRVKMVRGDVRNQALLERALGEYEIDTIFHLAAQTIVGVANRNPVSTLDTNIRGTWALLEAARRSPAVKAIVVASSDKAYGDHETLPYDETAALQGRHPYDASKSCADLIATMYANTYRVPVCVTRCGNFYGGGDLNWNRLVPGVIRAALKGERPVIRSDGTLIRDYFYVEDGAAAYMQLAEALHSRPELIGEAFNFSNELQVDVLALTRRVLERMQLSLTPDVRGEAVHEIQHQWLTAAKARRLLNWAPAFTLDEGLDRTIAWYREFLQRD; encoded by the coding sequence ATGACGACGACTTCGCAGACATCGCATTGGCGCGATCGTCCGGTGTTTGTCACGGGCGCCACCGGCCTGCTCGGCGGATGGTTGGTGCGCCAGTTGATCGAACAGGGCGCGGACGTCACGGTGCTCGTGCGCGACCATGTGCCGCACTCGCTCCTCCTCTCCACGCACCTGTTACAGCGCGTGAAGATGGTGCGTGGCGATGTGCGCAACCAGGCGCTGCTCGAGCGGGCGCTAGGGGAGTACGAGATCGACACCATTTTCCATCTCGCGGCGCAGACGATCGTCGGTGTGGCGAACCGCAATCCGGTGTCGACGCTCGACACAAACATTCGTGGAACGTGGGCACTGCTTGAAGCCGCGCGTCGCAGTCCTGCCGTGAAGGCGATCGTCGTGGCGTCGAGCGATAAAGCCTACGGCGACCACGAAACATTGCCGTATGATGAGACCGCTGCGCTGCAGGGTCGGCACCCGTATGACGCGAGCAAGTCGTGCGCTGATCTTATTGCCACCATGTACGCCAACACCTACCGGGTGCCGGTATGCGTCACGCGGTGCGGCAATTTTTATGGCGGCGGTGATCTCAACTGGAACCGACTCGTCCCGGGTGTCATTCGCGCCGCGCTCAAGGGCGAACGGCCGGTGATCCGTTCGGACGGCACGCTCATTCGCGACTATTTCTACGTGGAAGATGGCGCCGCCGCGTATATGCAACTCGCCGAAGCCTTACACAGTCGGCCGGAGCTCATTGGCGAGGCGTTTAACTTCTCGAACGAACTGCAGGTCGATGTGCTGGCGTTGACGCGTCGCGTATTGGAACGCATGCAGCTGTCGCTCACGCCCGACGTGCGTGGCGAGGCCGTGCACGAGATTCAGCACCAGTGGCTGACAGCGGCCAAAGCGCGCCGGCTGTTGAACTGGGCGCCGGCCTTTACGCTCGACGAAGGACTGGATCGCACGATTGCGTGGTACCGGGAGTTTCTGCAGCGTGACTGA
- a CDS encoding NAD(P)-dependent oxidoreductase, which produces MNGSTVVVTGATGFVGGAVARRLSRDGARVVATVRATSRADRVAGLAADGIECAQIDDTYASLAALMRRVSPDTVFHLAARVIPAHMPEDTASLVDANVRFGAMLLEAMSTSSCRRIVVAGTMWQHFEDREYSPMSLYAATKQAFEAVLQYYVEMARMRAVVLDLADVYGPGDDRKKLVVQLDEAVRTGTPVALTAGDQFMHFVHVDDAAAAFRHAAARLDVSAASFERWAVRGKEVLSLREFVHIYERLRGTPAPVVWGARPYRERERFIPWRSGTDLPQWEPQIAFEDGLRALLAESR; this is translated from the coding sequence GTGAACGGCTCCACGGTGGTGGTCACCGGCGCGACCGGATTTGTCGGTGGGGCAGTGGCCAGACGACTGAGCCGCGACGGCGCGCGTGTCGTGGCGACGGTGCGCGCCACGTCACGCGCTGATCGTGTTGCGGGGCTGGCGGCCGACGGTATTGAGTGCGCACAAATAGACGACACGTACGCCTCGCTGGCGGCGCTGATGCGCCGAGTCTCGCCCGATACCGTCTTCCACCTCGCCGCGCGTGTGATTCCTGCACATATGCCAGAAGACACGGCGTCACTGGTGGACGCCAACGTGCGTTTCGGGGCGATGTTGCTCGAAGCGATGAGTACGTCGTCATGCCGCCGGATTGTTGTGGCCGGAACGATGTGGCAGCATTTCGAAGATCGTGAATATTCTCCGATGTCGCTCTATGCCGCCACAAAGCAGGCCTTTGAAGCCGTTCTGCAGTACTACGTAGAGATGGCTCGAATGCGCGCCGTGGTACTCGATCTCGCGGATGTGTATGGTCCTGGCGACGACCGGAAGAAACTCGTCGTGCAGTTGGACGAAGCGGTGCGCACCGGAACGCCAGTCGCGCTGACGGCGGGTGATCAGTTCATGCACTTCGTACACGTAGATGATGCCGCCGCCGCGTTTCGTCATGCCGCGGCGCGACTCGATGTTTCGGCAGCGTCCTTTGAGCGCTGGGCGGTACGAGGGAAAGAGGTGCTTTCGCTCCGCGAGTTCGTGCACATCTACGAACGCTTGCGAGGGACTCCTGCACCGGTGGTGTGGGGTGCGCGGCCGTACCGGGAACGGGAGCGCTTCATTCCCTGGCGATCGGGGACCGACCTTCCGCAATGGGAACCACAGATCGCGTTCGAAGATGGATTGCGCGCGTTACTGGCCGAATCCAGATGA